One part of the Lotus japonicus ecotype B-129 chromosome 2, LjGifu_v1.2 genome encodes these proteins:
- the LOC130740435 gene encoding auxin response factor 4 has translation MEIDLNHEVIEVEKNALCERECGSCVCCLSSSACSSNSSSSSPGVSSSYLELWHACAGPLTSLPKKGNVVVYFPQGHLEQVASFSPFAPLEMPTYDLQPQIFCKVVNVQLLANKENDEVYTQVTLLPQAECAGKHLEGKELEELGADEEGDGGSPSKSTSHMFCKTLTASDTSTHGGFSVPRRAAEDCFPPLDYKQQRPSQELVAKDLHGVEWKFRHIYRGQPRRHLLTTGWSIFVSQKNLVSGDAVLFLRGENGELRLGIRRAIRPRNGLPESIVGNQNCYPNILSSVANAISTRSMFRVFYSPRASHADFVVPYQKYVKSIMNPVTTGTRFKMRYEVDESPERRCSSGMLIGTSDLDPYRWPNSKWRCLMVRWDENIDANHQDRVSPWDIDPSGHLPPMNIQSSPRLKKLRTGLQVASPSQLVTASGSGMMGFEESVRSPKVLQGQENAGFVSLYYGCDTLTNRRGFEMNSPSHQNLASAGVGKVTSTELMSVHPFSYAAGFMETNSFPRVLQGQEICPMKSLTGKVDLSLGAWGKPNGSCTTFNLHQATNPSFPSAYFPYGDIHNVGHASMFGSKPPTFQRENVSFNTPFSQAGIIRNEVGRSDLPNEHKLQDNISVSASLGGADMRILDDNNVKANVNSCKLFGFPLSGETSPQNLQNPAKRSCTKVHKQGSLVGRAIDLSRLSSYNDLLNELEKLFGMEGLLKDPDKGWRILYTDSENDIMVVGDDPWHEFCDVVSKIHIYTQEEVEKMTIGMTSDDTHSCLEQAPVVMEASKSSSVGQPDYSPTVVRV, from the exons ATGGAAATTGATCTGAACCATGAAGTGATTGAGGTGGAGAAGAATGCATTGTGTGAAAGGGAATGTGGTTCTTGTGTTTGTTGTTTGTCCTCTTCAGCTTGTTCATCTAATTCTAGCTCATCTTCACCTGGTGTGTCTTCTTCTTATCTTGAGCTTTGGCATGCTTGTGCTGGCCCTCTTACCTCACTTCCTAAGAAAGGAAATGTGGTGGTGTATTTTCCACAAGGTCACTTAGAACAAGTAGCTTCTTTCTCTCCTTTTGCCCCATTGGAGATGCCCACCTATGATCTTCAGCCACAGATCTTTTGCAAGGTTGTCAATGTCCAGCTACTG GCCAACAAGGAGAATGATGAGGTTTATACTCAGGTTACTTTGCTTCCTCAAGCTGAG TGTGCAGGGAAGCATTTGGAGGGGAAAGAACTTGAGGAACTGGGAGCAGATGAGGAGGGAGATGGAGGGTCGCCTTCAAAATCAACCTCTCACATGTTCTGCAAAACACTTACTGCCTCTGATACCAGCACTCATGGGGGGTTTTCTGTTCCTCGTAGAGCTGCTGAGGACTGTTTTCCTCCTTTG GATTATAAGCAGCAGAGACCCTCGCAAGAGCTTGTTGCCAAAGACCTGCATGGTGTGGAGTGGAAATTTCGTCATATTTATAGAG GTCAACCAAGGCGGCATCTACTCACTACTGGCTGGAGTATTTTTGTAAGCCAAAAGAATCTTGTTTCTGGTGATGCAGTGCTTTTCCTAag GGGTGAAAATGGAGAACTGAGATTGGGCATCAGAAGAGCTATTCGACCTAGAAATGGTCTTCCTGAATCAATTGTTGGTAATCAGAACTGTTATCCCAATATCCTATCTTCTGTGGCAAATGCTATATCCACCAGAAGCATGTTCCGTGTTTTCTACAGTCCAAG AGCAAGTCACGCAGATTTTGTTGTTCCCTACCAAAAATATGTTAAAAGCATCATGAATCCAGTGACCACTGGGACAAGATTCAAAATGAGATATGAAGTGGATGAATCTCCAGAAAGAAG GTGTAGTAGTGGTATGTTGATTGGAACGAGTGATTTGGATCCCTATAGATGGCCTAATTCAAAATGGAGGTGCTTGATG GTCAGATGGGATGAGAATATTGATGCTAATCATCAAGACCGGGTATCTCCATGGGATATCGATCCTTCTGGTCATCTGCCTCCCATGAACATTCAGTCTTCCCCAAGACTAAAGAAACTGCGGACCGGTTTGCAGGTTGCCTCACCCAGTCAACTCGTCACTG CAAGTGGCAGTGGAATGATGGGCTTTGAGGAGTCTGTAAGATCACCCAAGGTCTTGCAAGGTCAAGAAAATGCAGGTTTTGTGTCACTCTACTATGGATGTGATACATTAACCAACCGGCGAGGTTTTGAGATGAACTCTCCAAGTCATCAAAATCTTGCATCAGCCGGAGTAGGAAAGGTTACTTCGACTGAGCTCATGAGTGTTCACCCTTTCAGTTATGCAGCAGGCTTTATGGAAACTAACAGCTTTCCAAGGGTCTTGCAAGGTCAAGAAATATGTCCAATGAAATCCCTGACAGGAAAGGTTGATTTGAGCCTTGGTGCTTGGGGAAAACCTAATGGAAGTTGCACAACTTTCAACCTCCATCAGGCCACCAATCCCAGCTTTCCATCAGCATATTTTCCTTATGGGGATATTCACAATGTTGGTCATGCTAGCATGTTTGGCTCAAAACCCCCCACTTTCCAGAGAGAAAATGTCTCGTTTAACACGCCGTTCTCTCAGGCAGGGATCATTAGAAATGAAGTTGGACGATCAGATCTCCCAAATGAGCATAAACTGCAGGACAAcatttctgtttctgcttcaTTAGGGGGTGCTGATATGAGGATTCTAGATGATAACAATGTCAAGGCAAATGTAAACTCCTGTAAACTATTCGGGTTTCCTTTGTCTGGGGAAACTAGTCCCCAAAATTTACAGAACCCTGCTAAAAGGAGTTGCACAAAG GTTCACAAGCAAGGAAGCTTAGTTGGAAGAGCCATTGATCTATCAAGATTGAGTAGCTACAATGATCTACTGAATGAACTAGAGAAACTATTTGGCATGGAAGGCCTTCTAAAAGATCCTGATAAGGGATGGAGGATCCTGTACACTGACAGTGAGAATGACATCATGGTTGTAGGGGATGACCCTTGGCA TGAGTTTTgtgatgtggtgtccaagatccaTATATATACCCAAGAAGAAGTGGAGAAGATGACAATTGGGATGACTAGTGATGATACTCATAGCTGTTTGGAGCAGGCACCAGTGGTTATGGAGGCTTCAAAGTCTTCCTCAGTGGGACAGCCAGATTATTCTCCAACTGTAGTTAGAGTCTAA
- the LOC130740436 gene encoding isovaleryl-CoA dehydrogenase, mitochondrial, whose product MMHRINKTSSIFSTLFRTKFQSQRAAFSSSSSFLFDETQIQFKESVAQFATENIAPHASKIDHTNYFPKEVNLWKSMGEFNLHGITAPEEYGGLGLGYLYHCIAMEEISRASASVGLSYGAHSNLCLNQLVRNGSPDQKQKYLPKLISGDHVGALAMSEPNSGSDVVSMKCKADRVDGGYVLNGNKMWCTNGPVAQTLVIYAKTDITAGSKGITAFIIEKGMPGFSTAQKLDKLGMRGSDTCELVFENCFVPEENVLGKEGKGVYVMMSGLDLERLVLAAGPLGIMQACLDVALPYVRQREQFGRPIGEFQFIQGKVADMYTSLQSSRSYVYAVARDCDNGKVDPKDCAGAILCAAERATQVALQAIQCLGGNGYVNEYPTGRLLRDAKLYEIGAGTSEIRRMIIGRELFKEQ is encoded by the exons ATGATGCATAGGATCAACAAGACAAGCTCCATTTTCTCCACACTTTTCAGAACCAAGTTTCAGTCTCAGCGTGCTgctttctcctcctcctcctctttccTCTTCGATGAAACCCAGATACAG TTTAAAGAGAGTGTTGCTCAGTTTGCAACTGAGAATATTGCCCCTCATGCTTCAAAAATAGACCACACTAATTATTTCCCTAAG GAGGTTAACTTATGGAAAAGCATGGGGGAGTTTAATCTCCATGGGATTACTGCACCAG AGGAGTATGGAGGGCTAGGTCTAGGTTACTTGTATCATTGTATAGCAATGGAAGAGATTAGCCGTGCTTCAGCATCTGTTGGCCTTTCTTATGGTGCTCATTCTAACCTGTGTCTCAATCAGCTG GTGAGGAATGGAAGCCCTGATCAGAAACAGAAATACTTGCCAAAG CTTATCTCCGGGGACCATGTCGGAGCTTTGGCAATGAGTGAGCCCAATT CTGGTTCTGATGTTGTCAGTATGAAATGCAAGGCTGATCGTGTTGATGGGGGCTATGTACTTAATGGGAACAAGATGTGGTGTACTAATGGGCCAGTTGCTCAAACATTA GTTATCTATGCAAAAACAGACATAACAGCTGGGTCAAAAGGAATCACTGCATTCATCATTGAGAAGGGAATGCCTGG ATTCAGTACTGCCCAGAAATTGGATAAACTTGGGATGCGAGGAAGTGATAC ATGTGAGCTTGTCTTTGAGAATTGCTTTGTTCCAGAAGAAAATGTTCTTGGGAAAGAAGGGAAAG GAGTGTATGTAATGATGTCTGGACTGGATTTAGAAAGGCTTGTTTTGGCTGCTGGTCCCCTGGGTATTATGCAGGCATGTCTTGATGTTGCCCTTCCTTATGTTCGACAAAGAGAGCAGTTTGGTCGTCCTATTGGGGAGTTTCAGTTTATACAG GGGAAAGTAGCTGACATGTATACTTCTTTACAGTCCTCAAG GTCTTATGTGTATGCTGTAGCTCGGGACTGTGACAATGGAAAAGTTGATCCAAAG GATTGTGCTGGAGCTATACTTTGTGCAGCTGAAAGAGCAACCCAGGTTGCTTTGCAG GCCATACAATGTTTAGGTGGGAATGGCTATGTGAATGAGTATCCAACTGGTCGTCTCCTGAGAGATGCTAAACTCTACGAGATTGGGGCAGGAACTAGTGAGATAAGAAGAATGATTATTGGACGTGAGCTCTTCAAGGAACAATGA